CGTCACCCTACCGGGTATTCGATTCTGCTCCAGAAGGAAAAATTGCCTTCCCTGCAGCCACGCGGCAAGTAGAATCGGGGCCGAAACAAATCCTCCGCTTGCAACAATCGCATCAGGTTGTTCTTTTGTCAAAACTCTCATACTTTGAAAAAAACCTTGTACCAGTCGTGCCAGATTTATAATCTTACCTCCAACTCCTTTTCCAGAAAATTTCCCGGCGCTAACGGGCTCAAAAACATAGCCCGCCTTTGTTACGATATCTCGCTCCATACCTTCTAACCTTCCCGCCCACACCACCTCAACGCCACGCTGCGTTAATTCACGGGCGAGGGCGAGCGCCGGAAAGATATGGCCACCGGTTCCACCCGCGACGATTAACACCTTCTTCAATTCCACTTCTCCGATATTTTGAAATCTTCAACACCATTCCCGCAGCGAAAAGGTTCGCCATTAATGCTGAACCACCGTACGATATGAAAGGTAATGGCTGACCCGTCGTTGGGATGATACTCAATGCCACCGCCTGATGCACAAAGGCATATAGAATAATCACTACTCCAATGCCACAACCCAGAAGATGCCCGAATTCAGTTGTTGTCCGCTGCGCGATGCGCAAACTTCGCAGGAAAAAAATCAGATAAAGCACCATTACCCCAAAACAGCCTAAGAAACCCATCTCTTCACCAATTGCACAGAAGATAAAATCCTTATGTAACTTCGGCAAAAAATAGTATTTCTGGCGACCTTCGCCCAGACCGCGTCCCACCAGTCCTCCTGAACCCAGGGCAATCAAAGCCTGTTCCTGTTGATACCGGTCGCCGGCACGAAACTTGTCCCACCGCTCGACAATGTACTGATACTTACTGTTCCGTAGTACCGGTAACATCAGTAACCCTGCTCCAATGACCAGCATCACCACCAAACCAGCAGTAAGCAGATAACGCCACTTTACTCCCGCAACAACAAATAGGACTCCGCTCGAAAGGGCGATAATAAAACTTGTTCCCACCGCCGGTTGCATAAGTGTCAGCATTACAATCATCCCGACAACGAGCCCCGGCTTCAACAAGGAATTTAGAAAAGTTGGCTTTTTGCCCGAAGCATTGAGTTCGGCAAAATAGCCGGCAAGCCAGATAACCACAACAAACTTGGCAAACTCTGCCGGTTGAAATGCACCAAGAATATTGCGTTTGGTAACGCCGACCAACTCACCCAAAAACAGCGTTGCGATGAGTGCACCTACAGTTAGTATTAGTAAAAACCGTCGCGCGCCCGGACTGGCAAGCCGGAAGATATTTAACTTCGTTCCCACCCATAACGCTAAGATGCCAATTATCGCTCTTAATAACTGCCACTTCAGGTAGTGGAATCCCCAATGATAGGTTGAGGCATAGACCATCACCACACCGAGCAGTGTCAATGTAACCACGACGGCCAAAAGGGCGTAATCAATGGGAGCATTAGGACGCTCGACACTCTCCCTCGCAAATGAACTTGCTGCAAGCACACCGTTGGTTGTTGGTCTATGCCAGTTTACCGACCTCATTTTTGAACGCCTTTCCCCTTTCCTGAAAATTGCGGAACATATCAAAACTGGCAAATCCGGGTGAAAATAGCACAATGTCTCCCTTAATCGCTCTTGCCGATGCCAGATGAACTGCTTCACGCATGGTCGTGGCGAATTCAAACCGCTTGAAACCCAATCGGGAAAGTCCTTGTGCCAGCCTCGCGGTGTTTTCACCTAAAAGAACAACCCACTTCGCATGTCTTTTCATCGCTTTCAGATACTCATCCGGTTCTACCCCTTTGTCCTTGCCGCCGGCAATCAATATCACCTTCTTCGTAAAAGCCTCGATTGACCGAACCCCGGCTCGAGGATTAGTGCACATCGAATTGTTTATATAGAGAACTCCTGCTATCTTTTTTACGAACTCAAGTCTGTGCTCCAATCCTTGAAAATTCTTTAGCGCCGTCCTGATTGCATTGTGAGAAACACCCAGAATTTTTGCCACACAAACCGCAGCTAGGGCGTTTTCAATATTGTGTTTGCCCGGTATCTTGATTTCTCCCACCGGTGCCACCCGCTCCTTTTGAAAATAGAGCCAGCCGCCTGAGAGATAGCTACCCTTAACCTGCTTCGCGAACGAGAAAAATAACTTTTCTGCCCTGCCCCGGCTTCTCATTGAACGGACCCTCGGGTCGTCATAGTTCAGCACCGCCCAATCACCCTCCTGCTGCCGTTCGAAAATTCGCGCCTTAGCTTCAACATAACAACGCAGTGTCTGATGCCGGTCAAGATGGTCTGGGCTGATATTGAGTACTACTGCGACCCTCGGTGCCAGATACTTTGCCCGTTCTAACTGAAAACTCGACACCTCAACGCAGTAGAATTCCTTCGGTGCCATAATCAGGGCGGTTGAAAGCGGTTTACCCGGTGCGATATTGCCGCCCAGAAAAACCTGCCTTTTGTCCGACTTGAGCATCGCGGCGATCAACGCCGTGGTTGTTGACTTACCATTAGTTCCGGTAACCGCAATCAGTACCCCGGATAAAAAGCGACTTGCGAAATCCAGTTCATCAACAATCGGCACATTACGCCCGTGAAAAAATTGTACCAACGGGTGTTTTTCCGGTATTCCCGGGCTGACAACAACCAAATCGACGGTCTGGCGCCGCCATTTTTTCAAACCTGTTTCAATCAATCTTTCTATCGCCGGTTCCTTCCAGACCTGTTCGTTGTCATCGTTGCCATAAACAACCGCGCCCGATTTTATAAGAAATCTACTCACCGCTTTTCCTGCCCGACCCAAACCAAGAACCAGAATGCGCCTACCTTTCAAGATACTCGCAGTAAAATTTCCGCTTCGGGAAACGCCCGTCCTCAGTCGGCCAGTATCTAACAACATTTCACCGTACCTTTAAACTTGCCACCGCCATCATTCCAAAAAGCACCGCCAGGATCATAAAACGAGTTACAATTTTGGGTTCAGGCCAACCCTCAAGCTCATAGTGATGGTGCAATGGTGTCATCTTGAAAACCCGCTTGCCGCCGGTCGTTCGGAATACAATAATCTGCAAAAGTGTTGTCGCCGCCTCAAGCACAAAAACCCCTCCTACCAGCGGCAATAAAAGCTCTTGCTTGGACAAAACCGCTGCCAGTGCCAGTGCACCACCAAGCGGCAATGACCCGGTATCACCCATAAAGATGTCTGCGGGGTGACAGTTGAACCAGAGAAAACCAAGACAGGCACCGGTAAGGGCGAAGCAGAACACCGTCATTTCCCCGCTTACCGGTACATACTGAATGTTTAAATACTGGGCAATTTTGCTGTGGCCGGAAACATAACACAACACCGTGTAAGCAGCAAATGCCACGGACAGTAGTCCCGCCGCAAGACCATCCAGTCCGTCACTTAAATTAACAGCATTAGATGTTGCCACGATGATAAACATCACCAGTGGGATATAAAACACCCCAAAATCAACCACAACATTTTTCAGAAAAAGAAAATTGGTTTTAGTCTTCATTGCCGGGTCAACCGGAGCGAAGTACAGGACCGCACCGACGCCGAGGGCAACCAGAAACTGAAAAAGCAGCTTTGTTCTTTTATTGATACCCCGCGCTTTACCCCCCCGAACTTTCACATAATCATCCCATAACCCCAAAAGTCCCAGCGCGATCAGCACGCCAAGCCCGAGCTGAATACCGCGGTTTGTCAAATCACCAAACAACACCACACCGATTATCGCG
The candidate division WOR-3 bacterium DNA segment above includes these coding regions:
- a CDS encoding FtsW/RodA/SpoVE family cell cycle protein → MRSVNWHRPTTNGVLAASSFARESVERPNAPIDYALLAVVVTLTLLGVVMVYASTYHWGFHYLKWQLLRAIIGILALWVGTKLNIFRLASPGARRFLLILTVGALIATLFLGELVGVTKRNILGAFQPAEFAKFVVVIWLAGYFAELNASGKKPTFLNSLLKPGLVVGMIVMLTLMQPAVGTSFIIALSSGVLFVVAGVKWRYLLTAGLVVMLVIGAGLLMLPVLRNSKYQYIVERWDKFRAGDRYQQEQALIALGSGGLVGRGLGEGRQKYYFLPKLHKDFIFCAIGEEMGFLGCFGVMVLYLIFFLRSLRIAQRTTTEFGHLLGCGIGVVIILYAFVHQAVALSIIPTTGQPLPFISYGGSALMANLFAAGMVLKISKYRRSGIEEGVNRRGWNRWPYLSGARPRP
- the murD gene encoding UDP-N-acetylmuramoyl-L-alanine--D-glutamate ligase encodes the protein MSRFLIKSGAVVYGNDDNEQVWKEPAIERLIETGLKKWRRQTVDLVVVSPGIPEKHPLVQFFHGRNVPIVDELDFASRFLSGVLIAVTGTNGKSTTTALIAAMLKSDKRQVFLGGNIAPGKPLSTALIMAPKEFYCVEVSSFQLERAKYLAPRVAVVLNISPDHLDRHQTLRCYVEAKARIFERQQEGDWAVLNYDDPRVRSMRSRGRAEKLFFSFAKQVKGSYLSGGWLYFQKERVAPVGEIKIPGKHNIENALAAVCVAKILGVSHNAIRTALKNFQGLEHRLEFVKKIAGVLYINNSMCTNPRAGVRSIEAFTKKVILIAGGKDKGVEPDEYLKAMKRHAKWVVLLGENTARLAQGLSRLGFKRFEFATTMREAVHLASARAIKGDIVLFSPGFASFDMFRNFQERGKAFKNEVGKLA
- a CDS encoding phospho-N-acetylmuramoyl-pentapeptide-transferase; this translates as MLYHWLTSLQPYFSPLNLFRYITFRAAIAGALAIILTLAMGKPLINLVKRLQIGQNIREEVPERHKAKAGTPTMGGVLMLFSAIIGVVLFGDLTNRGIQLGLGVLIALGLLGLWDDYVKVRGGKARGINKRTKLLFQFLVALGVGAVLYFAPVDPAMKTKTNFLFLKNVVVDFGVFYIPLVMFIIVATSNAVNLSDGLDGLAAGLLSVAFAAYTVLCYVSGHSKIAQYLNIQYVPVSGEMTVFCFALTGACLGFLWFNCHPADIFMGDTGSLPLGGALALAAVLSKQELLLPLVGGVFVLEAATTLLQIIVFRTTGGKRVFKMTPLHHHYELEGWPEPKIVTRFMILAVLFGMMAVASLKVR